The Chloroflexota bacterium genome includes the window CACCCGCCCGCCCGGTGGCAGCCAGCCGAGCGCGAGCGTGAACAGCAGGATCAGGAGGATGCCGAGCCAGAAGTTGGGCACGCCGAGCGCAAGGCCCGTGTATGCGGTCACCAGCAACTGAATCCGAGATCCTTGTTTCAGCGCGGTGATCAGCCCCAGCGGCAGCGCTACGACCAGCGCCAGCAGCAGCGAGACGAGCGCCAGTTGCGCCGTGGCGGGGGCAGCGTCCCAGATGAGCTCGGCGACCGGGATCTTGCTCAGATAGGAGAAGCCGAGGTCGCCACGCACGACGTGGCTGACCCAGGCGAGGTACTGCACCGGCAGCGGCTGATCCAGTCCTAACCGCGCGCGGACTTCCGCGATGGACTGGGAGGAGGCCTCCGGGCCGGCCACCATCTGGGCCGGGTCGCCCGGCACCAGCCGCATCAGGACGAACACCGTGGCCGATGCGAGCACCACCACCGGGACAAGCTGCCAGAGTCGTCGGAGTGTGTACGAGATCATCGCCGGCCTCTCAATTCGCAGCCATGCAGATGGGAATGTCAGCGAGGTGCCGGGCGCCGCGCAGAGACGGGAGCCACCTCTGGGTCACCGCCGGTACCGGCGCCCGGCCGCCGCTCACTTGTCCAGCCACATGTCCGAGACGTACGGCGTGTTGTCCATGTTGTAGGTCAGCCCCTTGACGTACGGGGCCAGCACCCAGGAGCGCGGCTGGTACGCGACCGGGTTGTTGAAGCACTCGTCCAGCATGATCTCCTGGATCCTCCGGCAGATCTTCTGGCGTGCGTCACGGTCCAGGGTCGACTGGAGGTCGGCCCTGAGCTTGTCGTACTCGTCGTTCTCGATGTTGGTCCAGCCGCCTTCCTTCGCGGAGTAGAGCGACTTGGTGCCGGCGAAGACGGAGCCAGGATCGCGGTTGCCACGCCCGAACGTGTGGACCGTGGACATCATGTCGGCCTTCTCAAGCCGGTCGCTGACCTGGGCCGGGTCCATCTCGTTGATGCGGGCGTTGATCCCGATCTTCTTCAGGTCGGACTGGATCACCTGCAACAGTGCGCCGTGGCCGGGGCCGATCGCCGAGGAGCCGAGGATCTCCAGGTCGAACCCGTTGGCGAAGCCGGCCTCGGCCAGCAGCGCCTTCGACCTCTCCAGATCGAAGCCGATCCTCGATTCGAGATCCTTGAAGTAGGCCCACGAATGCTCCGGCCAGAGCAGCGGGGTCGGCTCCACCAGGCTGTAGAGGCCGGTCTCGGTGAACCGCTTGCGGTCCACGGCCCAGGCCAGCGCCTGCCGCACCTTCTTATTCTGCAGCGGCTCGCGCTTCAGGTTGAGCTCGAAGGCGAACTTGAACGCGCCCGGCGCCCCGAGGTCCGCCACAAACTTGCCGCTGTCGCGCAGGCGCACGAGGTCCGGGAAGTTGACCTGCCAGACTGCGTCAACCTCACCGGATTCGAGATTAATCGCCATCGCGCTCAGGTCCGGGATCTGCCGCACGACGAACTTGTCCACGTACGGCTTGCCGGGCTCCCAGTACTCTTTGAAGGCGCTCATCTCGACACGGTCGTTCGGGACGTATCGGTCGAGCTTGAACGGCCCCGTCCCGATGGCCGTCTTCCCGATCTGGTCGATGGTGTCCCTATCCATGATGTAGAGCGTGTCGAGGATATCGAAGACGCCGGGGTTGATCTTGTCAAAGCGGAGGATCGCCGTGTGTGGGTCCGGCGTCTTCACTTCTTTGATCGTCTGATAGGCCGAGCGCAACGATGCCTTGTCGTTGCTCGCCGCGAAATTGACGGTGAACTTCACGTCCTCGGAGACAAACTCGCGGCCGGAGTGGAACTTCACGCCCTTGCGCAGCCGCAGCGTCATCTCCAGGTTGTCCGGGCTGAACTGCCAGGACTCGGCGAGTTCGGGTTGTGGGGTGAGCGCGGCGTCGTAATGGACCGGCGAGTTCCAGATCGCCCGCATCCAGGTGTAGTGGCCCGGGCTGACCTGGAACGGGTCGAACTCCCGCATCGGCGACGGCTTCGCGACGGTCAGAGTGCCGCCACGCCTTACGTTCGCAGGGGCCGGGGCGGCCGTGGGCTTCGCCGGCGCGGCAGCGGCAGCCTGGGTGGCCACCGGGGCAGCTTGCCCCGCCGGAGCAGCGGTCGCCTGCTGGAGCGCGGACTTCGGGACCTGCGGCGGGGTCGTTGGCGCAACCTGGACCGCCGGTGCGGCGGTGGGCTTGGCGGCCGGCGCCGATGGCTGCGAGCAGGCCTGGCTCAATACGACGGCGACCGTTGCCCCGCCGAGCATCAGGAACTCACGACGCGTTCGATAACTCCGAGTGTTGGAGCTGGTCATTGCCCCCTCCCCTTCCCTGGGCCCTGGCCGTGGCGCGACGCCCGCCTCCCGGGCCCGCCCACGGCAGCGATGCCCAGTTTCCTGGCCGGCATCCGGCCGCTTCCGGGTCAGCAGCGGACCACACGCTGGACCATCACTCACTCACGCCCCCGTTGCGCTGTGCATCGGCACGATCCGGCGGCGGATTGGCGTCGTCATCCGCCGTTGCCGTGGCTCGATCGAGGAACGATTGCTTCGCCAGTCCAAGGTGGGTTCGCACCGCATCGAGCGTGCGCCCCAGGTCTCGTGCTGCGAAGGCGGCGTAGATGGCCCGGTGCTCCACAAGCATTCCCGCTCGTGCACGCATCCGATTGCTGATCTGGTATGAGCGGATGTGGGTGTTCAACTGGGCGTACCACGTCCTGGCCCGCCCGTTGGGCCAGAGCTCCATGTACCACCCGTGGAAGTCGCGGTCCGCTTCCAAGACCCGTCGCTGCGACTCGAAGCTGGTATCACGCGCGTCGCAGGCCGCTTCGTGTCGCTCAAGCCGGCGTTCAAGCTCCGCCAGGAACGGGGCATCCACCCGGGCGAAGCCCTCGCGGACCGCGTGGAGCTCGCACATCAGCCGGCATTCGTACAGGTCCAGGATCTCCTCGATGGTGGGCTGGGCCACGATCGGCCCGAGCCCGGCGCGATGATCCACCAGCCCCTCGCCGGCCAGACGCGCCAGGGCGTGCTTGACCGGCGTGGGGCTCAGTCCCAACTGGGCCGCGAGATCCTCAGGCCGAAGACGCATGCCTGGGCGAAGCTCGTGTGATAGGATTGCACGGAGCAGGTGCTCGTATGCGAGATCTCCCAGGGTGTTTCTGGCACTGCGAAGGTCCACGGCCTGCATCGTCACCTCATGCGGTCGGACGGGATGGTCAATGGATCTGTCTGGCCGAGCTGGCCGTCCAACCCGGTTGGCGCGGGTGCTGCGCGGCTCGTGGCCGCCCTCGAAACGGCTAAGCACTCGCGCAGAAGTTCGGCCCGTTTTCCCCGGGAGCTTTACCAGGAGGCCGGAGTCCCAGAAAGCCGTGCCAGACCTTAGTTCAGGTGCTTAGGTGGCGCCGCGGTCGGCGAGGTCTTCCCCGACCAGCCCGAGGGCCGGCTTGACTGCCACCGAGATGTCCGTGCCGCCACGGTAGGCGAACTTCTCGCGGATCTCATCCGTGAGCTCGACGCCCAGTCCCGGCCTGTTCGGGAGCGGCAGATAGCCGTCCTGCGCTTCGAGGAGCGCACCGCCAAGCTCGCTACGGAGTGGGTTGTGGGTGATGTCGTGCTCGATGATGAACGCTTCCGGTGTGGACGCGATCACATGGAGCGCCGCAAGCTCCAGCGCGGCGTCCCCGAACGAGTGCGGCACGAACAGGAGGTCGTTGGCCGTCGCCATTGCGCCGATCTTGCGGATCTCGCTGATGCCGCCGCAACGGGCCGTGTCCGGCTGGATCACGTCCACGGCCTTTCGGCCAATCACGTCACGGAAGCCGTAGCGAGTGTAGTTGTTCTCGCCGGCCGCGATCCGGACCGAGGTCGCGTCGGAGAGCTGCTTCATGCCGTCGAGGTCGTCGAACGGGATTGGCTCCTCGAACCAGAAGACGTTGAGGCGCTCAAGCTCCCGGACCACCTTGAGGGCAAGCTTGGTGGTGTAGCTGACGTTGGCATCCACGAACAGGTCCACCTTCGGGCCGATCGCCTCGCGGACCGCCACCATCATCGCCAGGTCACGATCAAGGTCGCCGCCGATCTTCACCTTGACGGCGGTGTACCCCTGGGCGATGTATCGCTTCGCCTCCTCGTAGGCTGATTCGGGTGCCTGCCAGTACACAGAGCTCGCATACGCGCGCACCTTCGGGTGGGCAGCACCGCCGAGGAGCTCATAGATCGGCACGCCGAGCGCCTTGCCCTTGATGTCCCAGAGGGCGATGTCGATGCCACTGAGGGCGCCGACGCCAATCCCGCGCGGCCCTGATGACCGTTCGAGGCGGCCGATGTAGAGGTCGCGCCAGATCGCCTCGATCTCGAACGGGTCGCGACCATGCAGGGCCGGCGCGAACACATCTTCGACGACCGCCTTGATCGCCGATGGCGGGTTGCCAAGGCAGCTACCCAGCCCGGTCACGCCTTCGTCGGTCAGCACCTCGACAAATGTGCTGGTCCGCGCGTACTTGAGCCCGACCCCCGAGCGGACGCGCGATCCGGCCGGGATTGGCGCCGAGAGGATCGTGGCGCGGACGTCGGAGATGCGCATGTGGTCTCTCCTGTTGCCTGGTGAGTAGGTGGTGACGGCGGCTTTGCCGAGACGAGCCCGGGGCACGCCGATGCGCCTGCCGTTCGTCCGCGCTACAGGATGTCAGAGGCCACCCGCTCGGCCGCCTTCAAATCGATGTCGAAGCCGAGGCCGGGGCCGGTTGGGGCGTGGACGTACCCCTCGCGATCGACGCGGATTGGCTCCAGGTAGACACCGGGGTAGATCTCGCTGTCGAAGCAGCCCTCGGGCGTGGCCTGCTCGTAGTAGTCGCAGTTGCTGATTGCCAGGCCGACGTGCAGGCTGGCGGTGCCACCGCCGAAATCGTGCGGCTCCATCTTCATGTTGTTCGCTTCGGCCAGCGCAGCGAGCTTCATCAGGTCCGTGATCCCGAACGAGGCAGGGCCGGCCATGATGTCCATGCAGTTGTTCTTGATCATCGCCGCGTACTCGGAGATGTGCTCCACGCGGTCGGCCGAGCGGATCTGAACCACCTTGCACTCGCGGGTGAGCTGGGCCAGACCTTCCAGGTCCGTCTTCGGCAGCGGGTCCTCGAACCACCAGTAGCTGAGCTCGTCCAGCGCGCGGCCCATCCGGAGTGCCTCGTCGCGCGTGTACGGCGCGGGGTAGACCAGGGTGTCGATCATCAGCGTGAAATCGTCTCCTACGGCCTTCCGAACCTTGTACACGAGACGCAGGTCATCCTCGAAATTGCAGTACGGGTGGAGCTTGACGGCCTTGAACCCCTGCTCCTTGCACCTGAGCGCGGTCTCGATGAACCGCTCGTCGGTGCTGTGGTGGATGGTGGAGCCGTACGCCAGGATCTTCTCGCGGGTGGCCCCGAGCAGCTTGTAGATCGGCTTGTTGAACGTCTTGCCCGCGATGTCCCAGAGGCCGTAGTCGAGCACACCCAGGGTGCCCTGGGGCCAGTTGAAGCGGCGCCGCAGCACGCGGGTGATCTTGCCCCGGTCGAACGGGTTCTGCCCCTCGATATGCTCCCGTGCCTGGGCCCACAACTGCGCGAAGCGGCGAATGCGGCTGCCCTCCGAGGAGACGACGCCCAGGATGCCCTCGTCAGTCTCGATGACGGCGACGCCGTTCTGGCGGGTCTTCGAGACGACATACTCTTCGACTTCCTGGTGGTGGTTCTCGCGCGGGCTCAGGATGATGGCGCGCAGTCCGGTGATCTTCATGCGACGACTCCCGTCACGAGGTCTTGCTGGACCAGTGCCATCGCGTGGTCAAGCTCGCGGAGGTCGTACTCGTCGAGGTCGGTGTCTGGTCGGCGGCTGACCGTGGCCCGGAAGACGCCGCGTCGGCGCAGGATCTCCTTGGCGACGCGGATACCGAGCAGCCCCCAGATGGTCTGGGCCGGTAGCTGCCGTACGAACGCCTCGCGGGCGCCCGCCTCGTCGCCCTTCTCCAGGAGCTCGAAGACCTTGACCTGGGCGTCCACCAGGTGGCAGCCGGACATCAGGCCGCAGGCGCCGCGCTGGAGCTCATCCACCAGGCAGCGCCCGCCCGAGCCCCCAAAGACGCCGCTCAGGTGGTCTCCGCCGAGCCGGAGCACTTCCGAGATGCGGTGGGTACTCGGGAGCGTCTCCTCCTTGACGTACAGAACCTGGGGGATCGCCTCGGCGATCTTTGCAATGGCCTCCGGGCGGAGCGGCGCACCGACCTGCCCGCCAACGTTCTGGACAACGACTGGCAGCCCGTCGGCGGCATCCGCGATCTGGCGGTAGTAGTCCAACACGCCATCCGGACCGAGCGGGATCACGTACGGCGGCATGGCGATGACCCCGGTCGCGCCGTGCTCGCGGGCATGCCGGGTCAGGCGCACGGCCGTGCCGACGGCCGCGGCAGCCGTGCCGATCACGACCGGTACGCGCCCGCGCGCCTGCTCGATGACGATCTCGGTCAGCCGGCGCCGCTCATCGTCGTCCAGGAGCGAGAACTCGCTAGTGTTGACCGGCGTGACGATGCCGTGGGCGCCCGCCGCGATGACGAAATCGACCTCGTCGCGCAGGCTGGCCTCGT containing:
- a CDS encoding ABC transporter permease, coding for MISYTLRRLWQLVPVVVLASATVFVLMRLVPGDPAQMVAGPEASSQSIAEVRARLGLDQPLPVQYLAWVSHVVRGDLGFSYLSKIPVAELIWDAAPATAQLALVSLLLALVVALPLGLITALKQGSRIQLLVTAYTGLALGVPNFWLGILLILLFTLALGWLPPGGRVDPFQNPMLGMRSLILPALTLSFHMSAVFSRFIATAMLDVLHEDYVRTARAKGLAERVVVIGHALRAALIPVVTVVGLQFGRLLGGTVVVESIFAWPGLGRLMIDAVGQRDYPLVQAVLLIMVMVFVLINLVMDLMYGLIDPRIRLSRGRG
- a CDS encoding ABC transporter substrate-binding protein, which gives rise to MTSSNTRSYRTRREFLMLGGATVAVVLSQACSQPSAPAAKPTAAPAVQVAPTTPPQVPKSALQQATAAPAGQAAPVATQAAAAAPAKPTAAPAPANVRRGGTLTVAKPSPMREFDPFQVSPGHYTWMRAIWNSPVHYDAALTPQPELAESWQFSPDNLEMTLRLRKGVKFHSGREFVSEDVKFTVNFAASNDKASLRSAYQTIKEVKTPDPHTAILRFDKINPGVFDILDTLYIMDRDTIDQIGKTAIGTGPFKLDRYVPNDRVEMSAFKEYWEPGKPYVDKFVVRQIPDLSAMAINLESGEVDAVWQVNFPDLVRLRDSGKFVADLGAPGAFKFAFELNLKREPLQNKKVRQALAWAVDRKRFTETGLYSLVEPTPLLWPEHSWAYFKDLESRIGFDLERSKALLAEAGFANGFDLEILGSSAIGPGHGALLQVIQSDLKKIGINARINEMDPAQVSDRLEKADMMSTVHTFGRGNRDPGSVFAGTKSLYSAKEGGWTNIENDEYDKLRADLQSTLDRDARQKICRRIQEIMLDECFNNPVAYQPRSWVLAPYVKGLTYNMDNTPYVSDMWLDK
- a CDS encoding GntR family transcriptional regulator, which codes for MRLRPEDLAAQLGLSPTPVKHALARLAGEGLVDHRAGLGPIVAQPTIEEILDLYECRLMCELHAVREGFARVDAPFLAELERRLERHEAACDARDTSFESQRRVLEADRDFHGWYMELWPNGRARTWYAQLNTHIRSYQISNRMRARAGMLVEHRAIYAAFAARDLGRTLDAVRTHLGLAKQSFLDRATATADDDANPPPDRADAQRNGGVSE
- a CDS encoding mandelate racemase/muconate lactonizing enzyme family protein, which gives rise to MRISDVRATILSAPIPAGSRVRSGVGLKYARTSTFVEVLTDEGVTGLGSCLGNPPSAIKAVVEDVFAPALHGRDPFEIEAIWRDLYIGRLERSSGPRGIGVGALSGIDIALWDIKGKALGVPIYELLGGAAHPKVRAYASSVYWQAPESAYEEAKRYIAQGYTAVKVKIGGDLDRDLAMMVAVREAIGPKVDLFVDANVSYTTKLALKVVRELERLNVFWFEEPIPFDDLDGMKQLSDATSVRIAAGENNYTRYGFRDVIGRKAVDVIQPDTARCGGISEIRKIGAMATANDLLFVPHSFGDAALELAALHVIASTPEAFIIEHDITHNPLRSELGGALLEAQDGYLPLPNRPGLGVELTDEIREKFAYRGGTDISVAVKPALGLVGEDLADRGAT
- a CDS encoding dihydrodipicolinate synthase family protein; the protein is MAQPWHGIYTILLTPFHNDRSLDEASLRDEVDFVIAAGAHGIVTPVNTSEFSLLDDDERRRLTEIVIEQARGRVPVVIGTAAAAVGTAVRLTRHAREHGATGVIAMPPYVIPLGPDGVLDYYRQIADAADGLPVVVQNVGGQVGAPLRPEAIAKIAEAIPQVLYVKEETLPSTHRISEVLRLGGDHLSGVFGGSGGRCLVDELQRGACGLMSGCHLVDAQVKVFELLEKGDEAGAREAFVRQLPAQTIWGLLGIRVAKEILRRRGVFRATVSRRPDTDLDEYDLRELDHAMALVQQDLVTGVVA